A genomic region of Halomonas aestuarii contains the following coding sequences:
- the surE gene encoding 5'/3'-nucleotidase SurE, whose product MRRLLLSNDDGVHAPGLHALHDALLAHAKLRVVAPDRDKSGASNSLTLSRPLALSSLDNGFYSVDGTPADCVYLGVNGVWDERPDLVISGINHGGNLGDDVLYSGTVAAAMEGRNLGMTAIAMSLVGNRYFETAGRVAASLVGAADQLSLPPRSLLNVNVPDLPWEEIRGFRVTRLGYRGPAARPLEVKDPRGRQRYWIAAVGENADDGPDTDFAAVEAGYVSITPLQTDLTRHAARDDVQDWLDALT is encoded by the coding sequence CCCATGCGAAGCTGCGCGTGGTGGCGCCCGACCGCGACAAGAGCGGGGCGAGCAACTCGCTGACGCTGAGCCGGCCGCTGGCGCTCTCGTCGCTCGACAACGGCTTCTACAGCGTCGATGGCACCCCGGCGGACTGTGTCTATCTCGGGGTCAACGGCGTCTGGGACGAGCGCCCCGATCTCGTGATCTCCGGCATCAACCACGGCGGCAACCTCGGGGACGACGTGCTCTACTCCGGCACCGTGGCGGCCGCCATGGAGGGGCGCAACCTGGGCATGACGGCCATCGCCATGTCGCTGGTCGGCAATCGCTACTTCGAGACGGCGGGGCGGGTGGCGGCGAGCCTGGTGGGCGCTGCCGACCAGCTCTCGCTGCCCCCGCGCAGCCTGCTCAATGTCAACGTGCCTGACCTGCCCTGGGAGGAGATCCGCGGCTTCCGGGTCACGCGGCTGGGCTACCGTGGCCCCGCGGCCCGGCCCCTGGAGGTGAAGGATCCGCGGGGCCGTCAGCGCTACTGGATCGCCGCCGTGGGCGAGAACGCCGACGATGGCCCGGATACCGACTTCGCCGCCGTCGAGGCGGGCTATGTTTCCATCACGCCGCTGCAGACCGACCTGACCCGGCATGCGGCGCGCGACGACGTGCAGGACTGGCTGGATGCCCTCACCTGA